CACCGTGTCGTCGGCCAGCGGCCGGATCGTGGGCAGCACGCGCTTCCGTTGTATCGAGGCGGCCCACCGGCGCGTCGAGATCGGCTTCACCTTTCTGGCGGCGTCGGCGCAGCGCACGCCGATCAACACCGAGGCCAAGCTGCTGATGCTCACGCACGCCTTCGAGACCTGGGGCTGCAACCGGGTCGAGCTGCTGACGGACGAGCGCAACACCCGGTCACGCCAGGCCATCCTGCGCCTGGGTGCCACGGAAGAGGGCCTGCTGCGCAGCCACATGGTGATGCGCGACGGCTTCGTGCGCAACTCGGTGATCTTCAGCATCACCCGGGCCGAGTGGCCGCAGGTGAAAGCCGGGTTGCTGGAAAAGACCCAGCTCACGTCCTGAGCCAGCGGTCAGAGCGCGTGGCGGCCCACCCGTTCGAAGGCGCGCTGGCCCGGCGGCAGGTCCCAGCGCTCGATGATGCGGCGTCCGTGGGGCCCGGCCTGGTAGCGGATCAGGTGGATGGACTGGCCGATGCCACCGCGCACCCGGTGCGACACCGCCGTGCCGGCCTGCACGTTCCACACCGTGCGGGGTGAGCCGTCGGACGCAGCGAGGGACAGCGGGTGGACGGAGGGGAGGTGGATGTGCCCGCTCAGCACGACGTCCACGCCCGCATCGGCCCAGGCGGCCAGGGCCGCCGCGTGGCCACGCAGCAGGTTGATGCGGTCCTGAGCACAGGCCACCCACACCGGCTGGTGCACCACGATCACCTTGAGCTGGTCGGCCGCAGCCTGGCGCACCCGGCACGCTGCGCGCGTGATCTGGGCGGACGACACCTCACCGTGCTTGTGCCGCCACGCGCGGGTGGTGTTGACGCCGGCCACCATGAGACCCGGCAGGGACAGATGGGGGTCGTCGGTCGAGCCAAAGGCCTTGCGGAAGCCGGCATAGGGCCTGAGCGCGCGGGCCGCCACGTTGAACAACGGGATGTCGTGGTTGCCGGGAATGGCGAGCACATGCGGGGCGCGCAGGGCGGCATGGAAACGCCGTGCAGCCTCGAACTGGGCGGGGCGGGCGCGTTGCGTGATGTCGCCGGACCAGACCACCACATCGGGCCGCTCGCGGGCGGCGAGGGCCAGCAGGGCGTCCACCGCTTCGGGCGCCTCGGTGCCGAAGTGGGGGTCGGACAGGTGCAGCAGCACGCCCATGCGGCCTCAGCCCGGCACCAGCAGGTTCAGCCGCTGCGCCGCGGCTTCAAAGCACAGCGGCGGCCGCATCCAGCTGGTCTCGCCGTCGGTGGCGATCTTCAGCCGCCCCGGCCTGTGCGGCAGGCGCGGCTCGACCGTCAACCGCCGGAAGGCCAGGCAGGTGACCGCCTCCGATTCGGCAAAGTGCCCGGCCGCCCCGCGCACCAGCAGCCCCAGCATGGCCAGCCGGCTCATGGGGCGCGCCATGATGGCCACCAGCCCTTCACCTCGCCCTTCGGGTTGCACCAGGCCCAGCTGTGCCAGCTGCAGCGGGTTGTTGCCCACGAAGAGCGTGGGCGTCACCACGGTGGTCTCCTGCCCGTCGACCTCCAGCCGGATCACCCAGTTGCGGTGCGGGGCGAGGGCGGTGAACAGGCCGGCCAGCAACGCCACCGCCCGGCTGCGGCCCAGCCGTTGCTTGAAGCGCTCGCGGTCGTCGAGCGCCTGGGTGTAGAGGCCCATGCTGCCGTTGACGAGGAACACCCGGCCGTTGACCTGCCCGACCTGCACGGGCCGCACGCGGGGGGACACCAGCGCGCGGACGGCGGCCTCGGTGTCGGTCGGGATGCCGTGGGCGCGTGCCACGTAATTGAATGTGCCCTGGGGCAACACGCCGAACGGCAGGCCGGTGGGCAGCACCAGGCCGGCCAGGGTGTTGACCGTGCCGTCGCCGCCTGCGGCCACCACGGCGCCGCCTTCGGCCTGTGCGCGTGCCACGGCCTGCCTGCCGGCTGCCATCAGTTCGCGCGGGTGCCGGGGCGTGATCAGCTCGAAACGCCGACCGGCTTCGCCCAGCACCGCCTTGAGAGCGGCCGCGCAGCCCTCGGTGTCCGGCCGCCCTGATCGGGGGTTCAGGACCACATGGAGCGGCGCCTCCGGCCGCAGAAAGGGCCAGGCGTCGGCGGCGCCCGTGTCGGCCGGGGTCGATGCCGGCCGCGCGGGCATGGCATCGGGCGGCGGGGCGTCCTGAAAGCCGATGACCGGCACAGGACAGGGTGAGGATGCAGGCATGAGGTGCTCCTTGGGGGCAGTGTCCGGCAAGCGCCATGCCCGCAACGGCCGTCGGGCCTCTCTGCACCCTATGATGGGCACCGGCCTTCATCCCAACCATGGCCCCGCCTCATGCCGCCCCTCGTTTCACACCACGACGTCGAGTTCATCGCCATCCGTGCCCAGGGGCCGGGCGGGCAGAACGTCAACAAGGTGTCGAACGCGGTGCACCTGCGGTTCGATGTGCCCGCCTCGTCGCTGCCCGAGGCGGTCAAGGCGCGCTTGCTGGCGCTGGGCGACCAGCGCATCAGCAAGGGTGGCGTCATCGTGATCAAGGCGCAATCGGCACGCAGCCTGGAGCAGAACAAGACCGAGGCGCTGGCCCGGCTCGAAGCCCTGGTGGCTGAAGCCAGCGTGGTGCAGAAGACCCGGCGCCCGACACGACCCACGTTCGCTTCCAAGCAGCGGCGATTGAAGGGCAAGACGGTGCGCGCCGAGGTGAAGGCCGGCCGTGGCAAGCTCGTGTTCTGAGTGACCCGCTTGGATCAAGCCGGCTGTATGAATCCGAACGACGAACCGCTGTCTCCCGCCCTGGGCGAGGCCCTGGATCAGGCTGCCGAACTGATCCAGCAGGCCGATGGGCTGATCGTGGCCGCCGGCGCCGGCATGGGGGTCGACTCGGGCCTGCCCGATTTCCGAGGCAACGAAGGCTTCTGGCGGGCCTACCCGGCGCTGGGGCGGGCCCGCATGGGCTTCTCCGACGCCGCTTCACCGGCTTCCTTTGCGCGGCGGCCCGGGCTGGCCTGGGGCTTCTACGGCCACCGGCTCGCGCTGTACCGCGCCACCATGCCCCACGCCGGCTTTGGCATCCTCAAGCGCTGGGGCGACGGCATGTTGCAGGGCGCGCGGGTGTTCACCAGCAACGTCGACGGGCAGTTTCAGAAGGCCGGCTTCGATGCGGGCGCGGTGCACGAGTGCCATGGCTCCATCCACCATCTGCAGTGCCTGAAGCCCTGCAGCGAGGCCATCTGGCCGGCCGATGCCTTCGTGCCCGATGTGGACGAGGAGGCCTGTCAGCTGCGCAATGCCGCCCCCACGTGCCCACGGTGCGGCGGCCTGGCGCGGCCCAACATCCTGATGTTCAACGACGATGGCTGGGTGGCCGACCGCGAGCAAGCCCAGTCGGACCGGCTGCGGCGCTGGCTGGCGCAGGTCAGCCGCCCGGTGGTGGTGGAATTGGGCGCCGGCACCGCGGTGCCCACCGTGCGGCATTTCAGCCATGCGGTGGTGCAGCAGCTGGGCGGGCGCTTGGTGCGCATCAACCTGCGCGAGCCGGCCGTGCCCACCGGGCTGGACGTGGGCCTGCCGATGGGCGCGCTGGCGGCCCTGCAAGCCCTGGATCACCGTCTGGCGCAAAGCAGGCCATCGGAGTAAGGTTTCGGGCTCACCGGCCGCGCACACCGCGACGCCAACAAGGGAGGCCCCATGTCCGAGACCGTTTCACGGCGCGCCCGATGCCACCCCAGCGTGGCGGCGCTGGCGCTCGCCTGCCTGATGGGCGCATCGCACGCGGCCGAGATCCAGCCTCTGCGCGAGTCCTTCCTCGATGCGATCTTTTCGCAGGACAGCTTCGGTGCCAGCCCGATCGACATCCGTTTCAACCCGGGTGGCGTGATCCACAACGCAGACTGGCGCACCATCGACCTGAAGGCCTGGGGCCATGTGCGAGGTTCGCTCGGCGCGCTGACCGAGAGCGCCGGATTGGCCGGGTCGCCCACCATCCCGCTTTTCTATGTGGATGGCTATGTCGAACGCGGCATCCCGGCGCCGTCCGTGGTGGGGCTGGCCCGCGTGGGCAGCGCGGGCGTCACCGTGCGTGCCGACTTTCAGGCGGACCTGCTGCCCAGGCCGGCAGGACAGTGGCCGTGTCCGCCGCCAGATGCACATATCCCGGGGTGCCATGTGCCCTCACCAGCTGTCGGCCCAGCCGAGATCGAAGCCCATCGGTGGCGTGCTGCCGCAGTGGTGGCGCACGAACTGGGCCACAACCTGGGCCTGATGCACACCCTTGTCGAGAACAACCTCATGGACGCGACGCTGCAGGACCCGGCCGCCTACGCGCTGACGTCACTTCAGGTCAGCACCATCCTGTCCAGCCGGTTCGTGCAGACGGATGCATGGGGGCAGCGGTTCATTTCGATCACGCCCTTTGCCGTGCTGGGTGCACCGGTGCCCGAGCCCGACGGCTGGCTGCTGGTGGGCTCGGCGCTCGCCGTGGTGGGCTGGCGGGTGCGGCGCCGATCCCAGGCGCCTGCGCGTCAGGCCGAGCGGTGCCGGGCCCGTCGCCCGAGCAGCGAGCTGGGCAGCAGTGCCACCGCAGCGGCCGCGAGCAGGGCCGCCATGGGCAGATGACCGGTGGCGCCGGCCCAGACCGCGGCCAACAGGCCCGCCAGGGCGGCCACGGTGGCGATCACGCGAGCGCGTCGCCACGGGGAAGGGGCTTGCCGAGAGTCCATCGCACCTCCTGAGGGGATGGCGTGGCAACGATTGACGTTTCGTGAGGGATGCCACGCGGAACCGCCATTGAAGACCCGTCAAGCGTCGAGCGCAAGGCAGGGGAACCCCGCGGTACCCGGCGTGTGCGCGGCTCACAGTGCCAGTCGGCTGGCGTAACCCGTCATCTCCAGATAGCCGCCGCCCACAATGCGGCCGGTGTCGTCCTTCAGCGTGCTCAACCCTTCCCAGTAGACGCTGCCGGTGCTGCCGCGGCTGTCGAGCTCCTGGTTGTCGAGTTCGGCCTCTACCGTGTAGCGGCGGCCCCCGGGCAGGGTCACCGTCCAGGCCACCGGGTAGTTGGCCCCGGTGGCCGGGCTGCGCCAGCGCCGGCCTGCGGCGAACTGCACTTCGCCATTCGCAAAGGCCTGCGCGAGCTGGCCTGGTGCGCGCCAGCTGCCGCCGGTCCACAGCGTGCTGCCATCGGCCCGCCTCAGCCTGAAGGCGGTGAGGGCGCTGCCATCGGCCAGGTTCATGCCGACCCAGTCCCAGCCCACCGCGTCGGGGTGCATCACGGTCTCGCTCCATTCATGGTCCATCCAGGCCCGGCCCTGCACGACCAGTGGCTCAATGCGTGAGCCAGCGTGGTCGACCCGCTTGAGCGTCAGGCGGCCGTCCACCTGCAGCTGGGGATGCGAGTAATAGTGGCTGGCTTGACCGACCTCGGGCCCCTTGCGTGAAAAGCCGCCCCGCCCTTGAAGCAGCACGGGCTGGGTCTGGCTGAAGCGCAGGTCGAGCAGAAAGTCGCTGGCGTCGACGCGGCCGATGTAGCGGCTCTGTGCCGCTTCGCCGTCGCGGCGCAGGCTCCAGCCGCGCAGGCGCACGTCGGTGTCGCGGGTGCTGGCCTCCGCCAGGCCAAAGCCGGCGCGGGCCAGTCGCTGGTCGTGCAGCAGGCGCCGGCCGGCCAGGTCGGTCACGGCAGCGTGGGCGAACAGCAGCTGGTGCGGGGCGAAGGCGCTCGGGTTGTCAGGCCCGACGTCGGTGCGCGAGCGAAAGAAGGTGATCTGGAAGCCGAAGCGGCGTGGCGAGGGGCCGGCCGTCTGCAGCGCCCCCGTCAGGTACCACCATTCGGTGCGGCT
This is a stretch of genomic DNA from Aquabacterium olei. It encodes these proteins:
- a CDS encoding GNAT family N-acetyltransferase translates to MKVDQVTLTGRHVRLEPLAAHHLPGLAEAIEDGQLWTLPVTFVPPPAELDGFLAHAETAFAAGRELAFATVSSASGRIVGSTRFRCIEAAHRRVEIGFTFLAASAQRTPINTEAKLLMLTHAFETWGCNRVELLTDERNTRSRQAILRLGATEEGLLRSHMVMRDGFVRNSVIFSITRAEWPQVKAGLLEKTQLTS
- a CDS encoding matrixin family metalloprotease; its protein translation is MSETVSRRARCHPSVAALALACLMGASHAAEIQPLRESFLDAIFSQDSFGASPIDIRFNPGGVIHNADWRTIDLKAWGHVRGSLGALTESAGLAGSPTIPLFYVDGYVERGIPAPSVVGLARVGSAGVTVRADFQADLLPRPAGQWPCPPPDAHIPGCHVPSPAVGPAEIEAHRWRAAAVVAHELGHNLGLMHTLVENNLMDATLQDPAAYALTSLQVSTILSSRFVQTDAWGQRFISITPFAVLGAPVPEPDGWLLVGSALAVVGWRVRRRSQAPARQAERCRARRPSSELGSSATAAAASRAAMGR
- the arfB gene encoding alternative ribosome rescue aminoacyl-tRNA hydrolase ArfB translates to MPPLVSHHDVEFIAIRAQGPGGQNVNKVSNAVHLRFDVPASSLPEAVKARLLALGDQRISKGGVIVIKAQSARSLEQNKTEALARLEALVAEASVVQKTRRPTRPTFASKQRRLKGKTVRAEVKAGRGKLVF
- a CDS encoding diacylglycerol/lipid kinase family protein; this translates as MPASSPCPVPVIGFQDAPPPDAMPARPASTPADTGAADAWPFLRPEAPLHVVLNPRSGRPDTEGCAAALKAVLGEAGRRFELITPRHPRELMAAGRQAVARAQAEGGAVVAAGGDGTVNTLAGLVLPTGLPFGVLPQGTFNYVARAHGIPTDTEAAVRALVSPRVRPVQVGQVNGRVFLVNGSMGLYTQALDDRERFKQRLGRSRAVALLAGLFTALAPHRNWVIRLEVDGQETTVVTPTLFVGNNPLQLAQLGLVQPEGRGEGLVAIMARPMSRLAMLGLLVRGAAGHFAESEAVTCLAFRRLTVEPRLPHRPGRLKIATDGETSWMRPPLCFEAAAQRLNLLVPG
- a CDS encoding metallophosphoesterase family protein, which codes for MGVLLHLSDPHFGTEAPEAVDALLALAARERPDVVVWSGDITQRARPAQFEAARRFHAALRAPHVLAIPGNHDIPLFNVAARALRPYAGFRKAFGSTDDPHLSLPGLMVAGVNTTRAWRHKHGEVSSAQITRAACRVRQAAADQLKVIVVHQPVWVACAQDRINLLRGHAAALAAWADAGVDVVLSGHIHLPSVHPLSLAASDGSPRTVWNVQAGTAVSHRVRGGIGQSIHLIRYQAGPHGRRIIERWDLPPGQRAFERVGRHAL
- a CDS encoding lipocalin-like domain-containing protein; the protein is MDRRRALARLMSLCTLPPGAAAWAAQPEGRGPADGRSPEDLPRAGRTLRFPRDFGAHPGSRTEWWYLTGALQTAGPSPRRFGFQITFFRSRTDVGPDNPSAFAPHQLLFAHAAVTDLAGRRLLHDQRLARAGFGLAEASTRDTDVRLRGWSLRRDGEAAQSRYIGRVDASDFLLDLRFSQTQPVLLQGRGGFSRKGPEVGQASHYYSHPQLQVDGRLTLKRVDHAGSRIEPLVVQGRAWMDHEWSETVMHPDAVGWDWVGMNLADGSALTAFRLRRADGSTLWTGGSWRAPGQLAQAFANGEVQFAAGRRWRSPATGANYPVAWTVTLPGGRRYTVEAELDNQELDSRGSTGSVYWEGLSTLKDDTGRIVGGGYLEMTGYASRLAL
- a CDS encoding SIR2 family NAD-dependent protein deacylase, with translation MNPNDEPLSPALGEALDQAAELIQQADGLIVAAGAGMGVDSGLPDFRGNEGFWRAYPALGRARMGFSDAASPASFARRPGLAWGFYGHRLALYRATMPHAGFGILKRWGDGMLQGARVFTSNVDGQFQKAGFDAGAVHECHGSIHHLQCLKPCSEAIWPADAFVPDVDEEACQLRNAAPTCPRCGGLARPNILMFNDDGWVADREQAQSDRLRRWLAQVSRPVVVELGAGTAVPTVRHFSHAVVQQLGGRLVRINLREPAVPTGLDVGLPMGALAALQALDHRLAQSRPSE